Proteins from a genomic interval of Drosophila melanogaster chromosome 2R:
- the Pcf11 gene encoding Pcf11 cleavage and polyadenylation factor subunit, isoform B — protein sequence MEQLFQNYRDDERRIGEEYLSSLQDLNCNSKPLINMLTMLAEENINYAHIIVKVVEYYISQVAPEFKLPILYLIDSIVKNVKSSYVQLFGQCIVNIFLHAFESVQHSQSQVLEKVRERMYALRQTWNEVFPPSKMYALDVKVKRLDNNWPITAKQPTNKIHVNPAIHVNPDFLKPGLVPGMPGNPTITSDMEEILQAKTRELLELKKRKLELELEQTKKHLEEQERQLTQTTDAMVGAPIIMPAPTPAAICPPITDPGIAVHNQRAPGVMGNVGPVMHNMPVAPQLFANKPKVHPVNPALLNSVRQRDPRLARQMHAASSHPAAPARNDPRLEAKSSSSQKSSRSRSKSPVRNSSSRSGKSGSSSHSSSSSRKRSESKSSTTSSSSSSSDVRHKGVTASSSNQPTVKRSGKITSKDSDRYVRNGSPLGSAKRKSSSPSSSPSKSKRSTSHKSSSSRGKTSSLRSRSRSPVFMDVDLRTGVRSKSPESRAVAPSSLPLAGASLPASAKAPKDLEKRKKQLLILISHLLANNQVWFDLEPRATDSLVENLEYINQNGGTRWLRLVEGRVIGTVCG from the exons ATGGAGCAGCTATTTCAGAATTACCGCGACGATGAGCGAAGGATCGGCGAGGAGTATCTGTCAAGTCTCCAGGACctcaactgcaacagcaagcCATTGATCAATATGCTCACGATGCTTGCCGAGGAGAACATCAACTACGCCCACATCATAGTTAAAGTGGTGGAATATTACATCAGCCAG GTGGCGCCCGAATTTAAATTGCCCATACTATATTTAATTGATTCGATAGTAAAGAATGTGAAAAGCAGCTACGTCCAATTGTTTGGACAGTGCATAGTCAACATATTCCTCCACGCCTTCGAATCG GTCCAGCACTCACAGTCGCAGGTTTTGGAAAAGGTGCGGGAACGCATGTATGCCCTGCGTCAGACCTGGAACGAGGTGTTCCCGCCATCCAAGATGTACGCGCTGGACGTTAAGGTGAAGCGCCTAGATAACAACTGGCCCATTACTGCCAAACAGCCAACTAACAAAATTCACGTCAATCCGGCCATTCATGTTAATCCGGATTTCTTAAAACCG GGTTTGGTTCCTGGGATGCCTGGTAACCCCACAATCACCAGCGACATGGAGGAGATTTTGCAAGCAAAAACTCGTGAGTTGCTGGAGCTCAAGAAGCgcaaactggaactggagctggagcaaACCAAAAAGCATTTAGAGGAGCAGGAGCGTCAGCTGACCCAAACCACGGACGCGATGGTTGGAGCACCGATTATTATGCCTGCTCCCACTCCAGCAGCAATTTGTCCGCCAATCACGGATCCCGGTATAGCAGTGCATAATCAACGAGCTCCAGGAGTAATGGGCAATGTTGGTCCCGTAATGCATAACATGCCAGTGGCTCCGCAG CTTTTTGCGAATAAACCAAAAGTCCATCCTGTCAATCCGGCACTGTTGAACTCGGTGCGCCAACGAGATCCGAGACTAGCCCGCCAGATGCATGCGGCATCCTCACATCCAGCTGCGCCGGCACGAAACGATCCTCGGCTGGAGGCCAAATCTAGCTCCTCACAGAAGTCTAGTCGGTCGCGCAGCAAATCGCCTGtgcgcaacagcagcagtcggTCTGGAAAGAGTGGAAGCTCTAGCCACAGCAGTTCGTCGAGCCGCAAGCGAAGTGAGTCAAAGAGCTCCACGACTTCCTCATCTTCGTCGAGCTCTGATGTTCGGCACAAGGGTGTCACTGCAAGCAGCTCCAACCAGCCAACAGTTAAGCGGTCCGGTAAGATCACGTCTAAGGATTCGGATCGCTATGTTCGCAATGGATCTCCTTTGGGATCCGCGAAACGCAAGAGCAGCTCACCAAGTAGCTCGCCCTCCAAATCCAAGCGCAGCACGTCGCACAAGTCATCCTCGTCGCGAGGAAAGACCTCTTCTCTGCGTTCCCGCAGTCGATCTCCAGTTTTTATGGACGTCGACCTACGCACCGGAGTTCGAAGCAAGTCACCAGAGAGCAGGGCAGTTGCCCCATCATCCTTACCACTGGCGGGCGCATCACTACCAGCATCAGCTAAAGCACCAAAAGATTTAGAGAAACGTAAGAAACAACTTTTAATTCTAATCTCACACTTGTTAGCGAACAACCAAGTCTGGTTTGACTTGGAACCTAGAGCTACAGACAGCTTAGTTGAAAATTTAGAATATATCAACCAGAATGGCGGCACTCGATGGCTTAGGTTGGTGGAAGGGCGGGTTATTGGGACCGTATGTGGTTGA
- the Pcf11 gene encoding Pcf11 cleavage and polyadenylation factor subunit, isoform C — MEQLFQNYRDDERRIGEEYLSSLQDLNCNSKPLINMLTMLAEENINYAHIIVKVVEYYISQVNKTKAYLLKNKDTPAYTQLIDGRH; from the coding sequence ATGGAGCAGCTATTTCAGAATTACCGCGACGATGAGCGAAGGATCGGCGAGGAGTATCTGTCAAGTCTCCAGGACctcaactgcaacagcaagcCATTGATCAATATGCTCACGATGCTTGCCGAGGAGAACATCAACTACGCCCACATCATAGTTAAAGTGGTGGAATATTACATCAGCCAGgttaacaaaacaaaagcgtatttacttaaaaacaaagacactCCAGCTTACACACAGCTAATAGACGGTCGACACTAA